In one window of Kosmotoga arenicorallina S304 DNA:
- a CDS encoding thioredoxin family protein, translated as MRKILFLLVITAISVSIFSYDAALSDFDTGMKLAKLEQKQLIVMFSDPGCYYCNLFIKNTLPDENVGKLLKAGYVFVEIYPVKKIATVEINGEQQKFLYSDLYSVFGVKGTPTFWFFDEEATPVTSLPGYVEPDFFVNVLKFLGEKAYNSGISFADYSSQPHEYIGTPMLINLSEEDAQYILENDPLAVNYSADLEFDPFRVWVTSDPEIANELISKGAYRVILVTSSAE; from the coding sequence ATGAGGAAGATCTTATTTTTGTTAGTGATAACAGCAATTTCTGTTTCAATTTTTTCATATGATGCGGCACTCAGTGATTTTGATACGGGAATGAAGCTCGCGAAACTCGAGCAGAAGCAGCTCATTGTAATGTTTTCTGACCCCGGTTGTTATTATTGCAATCTGTTTATTAAAAATACTTTGCCCGATGAAAACGTTGGAAAACTTTTAAAAGCAGGATATGTTTTCGTGGAAATATATCCTGTTAAAAAGATTGCAACTGTGGAGATTAATGGGGAACAGCAAAAATTCTTATACAGCGATCTATACTCTGTATTTGGTGTTAAAGGTACGCCAACTTTCTGGTTTTTTGATGAAGAGGCAACCCCGGTAACAAGCCTGCCGGGATACGTAGAACCCGATTTTTTCGTAAATGTACTGAAGTTTCTCGGTGAAAAAGCTTATAATAGCGGTATTTCTTTTGCTGATTATAGCTCGCAACCCCATGAATATATAGGCACTCCTATGTTGATAAATCTATCCGAAGAAGATGCTCAGTATATTCTCGAAAATGATCCTCTGGCTGTTAATTACAGCGCTGATCTGGAGTTTGACCCATTCCGTGTTTGGGTTACTTCCGATCCTGAGATAGCAAATGAACTCATCTCAAAGGGAGCTTATAGAGTGATTTTGGTTACATCGAGCGCAGAGTGA